Genomic segment of Hymenobacter aquaticus:
TTCGTGCAAATCCGGAATCTTCATTTTCGACTTGTCCGGATCGGAAGCCAGGGTGGCGCCCATGGTGAAAAGGCGGTCCTGAATTTCCTTTAACAGGGCGCGGCGAGAGATGTTTACGTCCTGGTCGCGCACCAGCCCGAGGTAGGAGTTGAGCTCGTCGACGGTGCCGTAGCACTCGATGCGGAGGCTGGATTTGGGCACGCGGGTGCCGCCAATAAGGGACGTGAGGCCTTTGTCGCCAGTTTTGGTGTAGATTTTCATGCAGTGAGCGAAGGACAGCGGGCAGGAGCTGGGGTTGCAGAGAACGTACTAAACAAAATAGTCAGCTCCATGTCGGTGGCTCAGCGCTGCGGAGTGAGCTGCTCGTGGTGATTGGCAATGTCGGTGTTGATGTTGTCGGACTCCACCAGGCCGTCGCGCAGGCGCACGATGCGGTGCGCGTAGCGGGCAATATCTTCCTCGTGGGTGACCATAATGATGGTGTTGCCTTTCACGTAGAGGGCCTCAAACAAGTCCATGATTTCGTAGCTGGTCTTGGTGTCGAGGTTGCCGGTGGGTTCGTCGGCCAGGATAATGCTGGGGTCGTTGACCAGGGCGCGGGCAATGGCCACGCGCTGCCGCTGGCCGCCGCTCAGCTCGTTGGGCTTGTGCTTGGCGCGGGTTTCGAGGCCCACGCTTTTCAGGGCCAGCATGGCTTTTTCCTCGCGCTGACTCTTGCTGTAGCCGGCATAAATCAGGGGCAGGGCCACGTTGTCGAGGGAAGTGGCGCGGGGCAGCAGGTTGAAAGTCTGGAAAACGAACCCGATTTCCTTATTGCGCACCTCCGCCAGCTGGTTGTCCGACATCCGGCTGACGTCCTTGCCGTTGAGGATGTAGTTGCCGCGCGTGGGCGTATCGAGGCAGCCCACGATGTTCATCAGCGTGGATTTGCCCGAGCCCGACGGCCCCATGAACGCCACGTACTCGCCGCGCTGAATGGTGATGGTAACGGACCGTAGTGCCTGGATGAGCTCGGTGCCCATCTGGTATTCCTTCGCAATGTCGTGCGTTTCGATTACAGGAGGTAGCATAGGCCGCTCGGTTAGTTCCAGGGGGTAGCGGATGCCGCCTGAGTGGCCCGCTGCGCGTTGTACTTTGAAAGAAAGGTACTGTATTCCGC
This window contains:
- a CDS encoding ABC transporter ATP-binding protein, with protein sequence MLPPVIETHDIAKEYQMGTELIQALRSVTITIQRGEYVAFMGPSGSGKSTLMNIVGCLDTPTRGNYILNGKDVSRMSDNQLAEVRNKEIGFVFQTFNLLPRATSLDNVALPLIYAGYSKSQREEKAMLALKSVGLETRAKHKPNELSGGQRQRVAIARALVNDPSIILADEPTGNLDTKTSYEIMDLFEALYVKGNTIIMVTHEEDIARYAHRIVRLRDGLVESDNINTDIANHHEQLTPQR